A single genomic interval of Terriglobus albidus harbors:
- a CDS encoding M20/M25/M40 family metallo-hydrolase, with protein MKTLRLLVPAVLAVSAVVPSVAQTSGQNGPVAEKYKADADKIIAAAMKDTEGYETLAYLTDHIGKRLSGSDSLLKALSWGEETMKKAGFQNVSIQEAKVPHWVRGQEEASIVAPFSKPLHMLGLGMSVGTPTEGITAPVIFIPDLAALANTPEDQIKGKIVVFNPGWHGYGLGSIHRTTGPSRAAAKGAVAVLVRSATGLAMQTPHTGTLTYLPDMPKVPAAAITVEDALLLERLAKEGPVQVHLKMEAHMEADQKAGNVVGEIPGSEHPEQVVVLGGHIDSWDVGQGAMDDGGGIISCFEAVNLIHKLGLKPKRTIRVVFWVNEENGGAGGRAYRDALGDKVKNHVAAIESDGGVERPVGIGYTVMGGGPASGSAARRQAGASANPAAAMAAMAAMGGGAQRALDESKLTPEEKKSWDTIKQIASLLQPIGADSASPAGGGSDIGPIVAAGVPSLSPRTVGEHYFDWHHTEADTLDKVDPEDFRKNIALLGVLSYVLADMDGQLVGHTSAAPVE; from the coding sequence GTGAAGACTCTCCGCCTGCTCGTGCCTGCTGTACTCGCTGTATCTGCGGTCGTTCCGTCTGTTGCCCAGACCTCTGGACAGAACGGACCGGTCGCGGAGAAATACAAGGCTGACGCCGACAAGATCATCGCCGCGGCGATGAAGGACACCGAAGGCTACGAGACGCTGGCCTATCTGACCGACCATATCGGCAAGCGCCTCTCGGGCTCCGACTCGCTGCTGAAGGCGCTGAGCTGGGGTGAGGAGACGATGAAGAAGGCGGGCTTCCAGAATGTCAGCATCCAGGAAGCCAAGGTGCCGCACTGGGTACGCGGACAGGAGGAAGCTTCGATCGTTGCTCCCTTCTCTAAGCCGCTGCACATGCTGGGCCTGGGTATGAGCGTCGGAACCCCGACTGAGGGCATTACCGCTCCTGTCATCTTTATCCCGGACCTGGCTGCGCTGGCGAACACCCCCGAGGACCAGATCAAGGGCAAGATCGTCGTCTTCAACCCCGGCTGGCATGGCTACGGCCTCGGTTCCATCCACCGCACCACTGGTCCATCGCGTGCGGCGGCCAAAGGTGCGGTCGCTGTTCTGGTGCGCTCGGCGACCGGACTTGCCATGCAGACTCCGCATACCGGCACGCTGACCTACCTGCCCGATATGCCGAAGGTTCCCGCCGCTGCCATCACGGTGGAAGATGCTCTGCTTCTCGAGCGCCTCGCCAAGGAAGGCCCGGTCCAGGTCCATCTGAAGATGGAAGCACACATGGAGGCGGACCAGAAGGCCGGCAATGTGGTGGGCGAGATCCCAGGAAGCGAGCATCCGGAACAGGTGGTCGTTCTGGGCGGACACATCGATAGCTGGGATGTGGGCCAGGGAGCCATGGACGACGGCGGTGGCATCATCTCCTGCTTCGAGGCCGTCAACCTGATCCACAAGCTCGGCCTGAAGCCCAAGCGGACCATCCGGGTCGTCTTCTGGGTGAATGAGGAGAACGGCGGCGCCGGCGGCCGTGCCTATCGCGATGCCCTTGGCGATAAGGTCAAGAACCACGTTGCGGCCATCGAGTCCGACGGTGGCGTCGAGCGTCCCGTCGGCATCGGCTATACCGTCATGGGCGGAGGCCCGGCTTCGGGATCTGCAGCCCGTCGCCAGGCTGGAGCAAGCGCCAACCCGGCAGCGGCCATGGCCGCGATGGCTGCCATGGGTGGCGGAGCTCAGCGCGCTCTGGATGAAAGCAAGCTGACGCCCGAGGAGAAGAAGTCCTGGGACACGATCAAGCAGATCGCCTCGCTGCTGCAGCCCATCGGGGCGGATTCGGCCTCACCGGCAGGCGGCGGATCGGACATCGGCCCCATTGTCGCTGCCGGGGTTCCATCGCTCTCGCCGCGTACGGTGGGCGAGCACTACTTCGACTGGCACCACACTGAAGCCGACACGCTGGACAAGGTGGATCCGGAAGACTTCCGCAAGAACATCGCCCTGCTGGGCGTACTCAGCTACGTGCTGGCCGATATGGACGGCCAGTTGGTCGGTCACACCTCGGCAGCCCCTGTGGAATAA
- a CDS encoding TonB-dependent receptor, producing MKLGRLFLFREVQLMRNTASTLRRLAAGLALLVFAIVAVPAAFAQETTGAIQGTVTDPTGAVVADAVVTATSDKLIKPVTVRTDSHGFYRLSALPPGTYAIAVEGSGMKAKATNLTLNAGDLPNLNLKVAVGAETIIDVTDSIAMVDTTQSKVETTIDSQILSEIPKGRSFQSVIPFAPGARQEPLQSATGSVLNGNRTQGYQIDGASDGENVYMMEGVNVTGIVGGGVGYQVPFEFVQSVQVKSSSFEAEFGGAIGGVVNALQQNGSNNWHGSIFSYYRSSALNANDQCNWSTTCGLLKTGSASSTTRTDATAYYFIAKQDHYRIVEPGFTIGGPILKDKVRLYSSYVPQFYRLRRDVNFTGTNPGPRQFYQNQDIHYGFSRVDYTPFSKLTTFASWEYLYSRIVGNSLPNPDSLVAGQVNTTAGNDPTTYRADSGQVSPGAIYLFGANYTVNSKFLVSGRYSYLYNNTSDRGKPTGVRYYFDSGSVDNTGTVPTKGLDGSSVPSAYQQKTGYANIAANTQQQFNVLQRKSAAVDLSYVQTGWAGTHNFKGGWAWTSVANNLNSGYKTALVYQEFGIDYTPQTSATACDAVIAQNVATYGSSAAGHCRGNYGYFYVYDYSTGGKAAGNNSGFYIQDGWTVAHTGLTINAGVRLEKEYLPPYSAGASSVNFDLTQKVAPRIGAAYDVFHNGKLKVYGSYGKFFDVIKYSLPRGSFGGEYWHNCVYALDNPNYNAFVPGNNADGHACPTSGSAIGVASGYRFIENLDLRKNVINPTDPGVDPNMKPMAQHEFVVGSEWAITPNTTFTARYARKRLERTVEDIGVTDNLGFYIGNPGTTFGDLLHRALPGSGITSPICPSCPAQPGAIRNYDGIDLRLTKTTGKYFFSAFYSFSKLRGNYPGLTSTFNTDGGGGRQSPNNNRSFDQPQMQFDAHGNVMNGPLPTDRPNTFGGYGSYGQKWLLGETRLGLQQVIYQGSPVSTSWPVISTSAVQQVEGLGNWVPITRGSGGTITAGAVQTGRRTPAYLQTDANLTHYVHVSQDHENRKFGIEMNVYNLFGQHAVTAYNQVPLTAATYPSVSTSTNPTGINFNSLLTGWDYVGVSNNGSGPSNQGNKIVSSSYGLPNLFQSARQIRIKVAYTF from the coding sequence ATGAAACTCGGCCGACTTTTTTTGTTTCGAGAGGTCCAATTGATGCGAAATACAGCCTCAACCCTCCGCCGCCTGGCGGCTGGGCTAGCTTTGCTTGTATTTGCGATAGTGGCCGTCCCTGCTGCCTTTGCGCAGGAGACCACTGGCGCGATTCAGGGCACCGTGACCGACCCGACCGGGGCGGTCGTCGCAGATGCTGTCGTGACGGCGACGAGCGATAAGCTAATCAAACCCGTCACGGTAAGAACAGACTCACATGGTTTTTACCGGCTGAGCGCACTTCCACCCGGGACTTATGCAATCGCGGTGGAGGGAAGCGGCATGAAGGCCAAAGCTACTAACCTCACGCTGAATGCTGGCGATCTTCCCAATCTGAACCTCAAGGTTGCTGTTGGCGCAGAAACCATTATCGACGTCACCGATTCGATTGCAATGGTGGATACAACGCAATCGAAGGTCGAAACAACCATCGACAGCCAAATTCTGTCGGAGATTCCGAAAGGGCGTTCGTTCCAATCCGTTATCCCATTCGCCCCCGGCGCTCGCCAGGAGCCATTGCAATCTGCTACCGGCAGCGTTCTCAACGGCAATCGCACTCAGGGCTACCAGATTGACGGAGCATCTGACGGTGAGAACGTCTACATGATGGAAGGTGTAAACGTCACTGGCATCGTCGGCGGCGGTGTTGGCTATCAAGTCCCCTTCGAATTTGTACAGAGCGTCCAAGTTAAAAGCTCGAGCTTTGAGGCCGAATTCGGAGGAGCTATTGGCGGCGTCGTCAATGCTCTACAGCAAAATGGCAGCAATAACTGGCATGGCTCGATCTTCAGCTACTACCGTTCCAGTGCGCTCAATGCCAACGACCAGTGCAATTGGTCTACCACCTGCGGCCTGTTGAAAACCGGCAGCGCCAGTTCAACCACCCGTACGGATGCAACCGCCTATTACTTCATCGCCAAGCAAGATCACTATCGCATCGTAGAACCGGGCTTTACCATTGGCGGACCTATTCTGAAGGATAAAGTCCGTCTCTATAGCAGTTATGTCCCTCAGTTCTACAGGCTTCGCCGTGATGTTAATTTCACGGGAACCAATCCAGGACCGCGTCAGTTCTATCAAAATCAGGACATCCACTATGGGTTCTCTCGTGTTGACTACACCCCATTTAGCAAATTGACAACCTTCGCCAGCTGGGAATATCTATACAGCCGCATCGTCGGCAACAGTCTTCCGAACCCCGACTCTCTAGTTGCAGGGCAAGTCAATACAACTGCAGGAAACGATCCAACAACCTATCGTGCAGACTCTGGCCAGGTTTCTCCAGGAGCTATTTATCTCTTTGGCGCGAACTACACGGTGAACTCGAAATTCCTTGTTTCCGGACGCTACAGCTATCTGTACAACAACACTTCAGATCGCGGTAAGCCTACCGGAGTCCGCTACTACTTTGACTCGGGCTCAGTCGATAACACAGGAACAGTTCCGACGAAGGGTTTGGATGGATCGAGCGTTCCCAGTGCCTATCAACAAAAGACTGGGTATGCCAATATTGCTGCGAACACGCAGCAACAGTTCAATGTTTTACAGCGTAAGAGTGCTGCGGTTGACTTGTCCTACGTTCAAACTGGCTGGGCAGGAACTCACAATTTCAAAGGTGGCTGGGCATGGACTAGCGTAGCCAACAACCTTAACAGTGGTTACAAAACAGCGCTCGTATACCAGGAATTCGGTATCGACTACACACCACAGACATCAGCTACTGCATGTGATGCTGTGATAGCGCAAAACGTGGCGACTTATGGCTCTTCCGCCGCAGGTCATTGCCGTGGAAATTACGGCTACTTCTATGTCTATGACTACTCGACGGGTGGCAAGGCTGCTGGTAACAATAGCGGGTTTTACATCCAAGATGGATGGACCGTTGCCCATACTGGCTTGACCATTAACGCAGGTGTCCGTTTGGAAAAGGAATACCTGCCGCCCTATAGTGCTGGAGCTTCAAGCGTCAACTTCGACCTGACACAAAAGGTTGCACCTCGTATCGGTGCGGCATATGACGTATTTCACAACGGCAAGCTGAAAGTCTACGGAAGCTATGGCAAGTTCTTCGATGTGATCAAGTACTCATTGCCGCGTGGTTCCTTCGGCGGTGAATACTGGCACAACTGCGTATATGCTCTAGACAATCCTAACTACAATGCATTTGTCCCGGGCAATAACGCAGATGGCCATGCTTGCCCCACCAGCGGGAGTGCCATCGGTGTCGCAAGCGGCTATCGCTTTATCGAAAACCTTGATCTCCGCAAAAATGTCATCAACCCAACTGACCCTGGCGTTGATCCAAATATGAAACCCATGGCACAGCACGAGTTCGTTGTGGGCTCCGAGTGGGCCATCACCCCGAATACAACCTTCACCGCCCGTTATGCACGGAAACGTCTTGAGCGTACGGTTGAAGATATCGGTGTAACCGACAACCTTGGTTTCTACATTGGAAACCCGGGCACTACATTCGGTGACCTGCTTCATCGCGCCCTTCCCGGGTCGGGAATCACGTCTCCGATTTGTCCCTCATGCCCTGCACAACCCGGCGCCATTCGCAACTACGACGGCATTGATCTTCGCCTGACGAAAACCACCGGCAAGTACTTCTTCTCGGCGTTCTACTCATTCAGCAAATTGCGGGGTAACTACCCTGGTTTGACCTCAACCTTTAACACTGACGGTGGTGGTGGACGTCAGAGCCCGAACAATAATCGTTCATTCGATCAGCCCCAAATGCAGTTTGATGCACATGGTAACGTCATGAACGGGCCACTGCCGACTGACCGTCCTAATACCTTTGGTGGTTATGGTTCCTATGGTCAGAAGTGGCTGCTTGGTGAAACCCGTCTCGGTCTGCAGCAGGTCATCTACCAGGGCTCCCCAGTAAGCACCTCCTGGCCAGTCATTTCGACCTCAGCGGTACAGCAGGTTGAGGGCCTAGGAAACTGGGTGCCAATCACACGAGGCAGTGGCGGTACTATCACTGCTGGAGCGGTCCAGACAGGTCGTCGTACTCCTGCCTATCTACAGACTGATGCAAACCTGACCCATTATGTTCATGTCAGCCAAGATCACGAAAACCGCAAGTTCGGGATCGAGATGAACGTATACAACCTGTTCGGCCAACACGCGGTAACCGCTTATAACCAGGTTCCGCTTACTGCCGCTACTTATCCGAGCGTTTCAACTTCAACAAATCCAACCGGCATCAACTTCAACTCCCTCCTCACTGGCTGGGACTACGTTGGAGTCAGTAACAATGGTTCCGGCCCCTCCAACCAGGGCAACAAGATCGTAAGCAGCAGCTACGGACTACCGAACCTCTTCCAGAGTGCTCGTCAGATCCGTATCAAGGTTGCTTACACCTTCTAA
- a CDS encoding MBL fold metallo-hydrolase → MSELIRAERALGDFHLTVCTDGRVLFDGGAMFGVVPKTLWSKKVQADEQNRVAFGLNCLLVRTGRHNVLIETGFGNKLSPKLREIYGTQQKLPESLAAAGISPEEIDIVINTHLHWDHCSWNTTLHPDGSVTPTFPNARYFAHRGEVLHGHHQYERDAISYASANYDPLIKAGQMTLIDDERMTAPEICDGIWVELYPGHTEQLMAVHIESRGEHAVFVSDLIPTRHHLDVSWAMGFDLDPIRTIDERKRYFAEALPKRWLTIFPHDHELPMTYLKQDERGRVVPE, encoded by the coding sequence ATGAGTGAGCTGATCCGAGCCGAGCGTGCTCTCGGCGACTTTCACCTGACTGTCTGTACCGATGGCAGGGTGCTATTCGATGGCGGCGCCATGTTTGGTGTGGTACCGAAGACGCTATGGTCGAAGAAGGTGCAGGCAGACGAGCAGAACAGGGTCGCGTTCGGGCTGAACTGTCTGTTAGTCCGGACTGGCAGGCACAATGTGCTGATCGAGACCGGCTTCGGCAACAAGCTGTCACCGAAGCTGCGCGAGATCTATGGGACCCAGCAGAAGCTTCCGGAGTCTCTGGCAGCAGCCGGTATCTCTCCGGAAGAGATCGATATCGTGATCAACACCCATCTGCATTGGGACCACTGCAGTTGGAATACGACTCTGCATCCTGACGGCAGTGTGACGCCTACCTTCCCCAATGCACGATACTTCGCGCATCGCGGCGAGGTGCTGCATGGTCATCACCAGTACGAGCGCGACGCTATCAGTTATGCCTCAGCGAACTACGACCCGCTGATCAAAGCCGGCCAGATGACGCTGATCGACGACGAACGCATGACCGCGCCGGAGATCTGCGACGGCATCTGGGTCGAGCTCTACCCCGGCCACACGGAGCAGTTGATGGCTGTCCATATCGAGAGCAGGGGAGAGCACGCCGTCTTCGTCAGCGACCTGATTCCGACGCGACATCATCTGGACGTGAGCTGGGCCATGGGCTTCGACCTGGACCCAATCCGCACCATCGACGAGCGTAAACGCTACTTTGCCGAGGCACTGCCGAAGCGATGGCTGACGATCTTCCCACACGATCACGAGCTGCCGATGACATATCTCAAACAGGATGAGCGGGGGCGGGTCGTACCGGAGTAG
- a CDS encoding metal-dependent hydrolase, with amino-acid sequence MEPVTHFMTGAVLSRAGFNRKAAYATLAMTLAAELPDIDYVYRLGGPLAYFQHHRGWTHSLWALPLEAAFIVGIAKLVHWWRSAKGSTPAAPVRWGWLFVFSWIALLSHLLLDYTNNYGVRPFAPWNPRWYEASLVFIAEPLQWLFLLGALLLPSIFGLVANEVGARRSAFRGQGLSIAALVFTAVLWVVRDFEHGRAVRLAEANEISGEPVLRVAANPYPVNPFKWQVVIETPKYFRLGVMDTLRDEMTSDPSNDLIRKPPTTLSTLAAKRSWLGEVYLDWARWPVVREQARDAASAAPGDDETEVTFDDLRFRYSSSFLDGRMRTPLRGVATVNTDHRVVEMQIDGSVQKQGD; translated from the coding sequence ATGGAGCCAGTCACTCATTTCATGACGGGTGCGGTGTTGAGCCGTGCCGGTTTCAATCGCAAAGCCGCATATGCCACGTTGGCTATGACCCTGGCCGCGGAGCTTCCGGACATCGATTATGTCTATCGCCTTGGCGGTCCGCTGGCCTATTTTCAGCACCATCGCGGATGGACTCACAGCCTGTGGGCACTGCCGCTGGAGGCAGCCTTCATCGTCGGGATTGCGAAGCTGGTGCATTGGTGGCGGTCGGCGAAGGGAAGTACTCCGGCGGCGCCGGTCCGCTGGGGCTGGCTCTTTGTTTTTTCCTGGATTGCGCTTCTGAGCCACCTGCTGCTGGACTACACCAACAACTACGGCGTGCGGCCGTTCGCTCCCTGGAACCCTCGCTGGTATGAGGCGTCGTTGGTGTTCATCGCGGAGCCGCTGCAGTGGCTGTTCCTGCTGGGTGCGCTGTTATTGCCTTCGATCTTCGGCCTGGTAGCGAACGAAGTTGGAGCGCGGCGTTCGGCATTTCGTGGGCAAGGCCTGTCAATTGCAGCTCTGGTCTTCACGGCCGTGCTGTGGGTGGTGCGCGACTTCGAACACGGCAGAGCGGTGCGCCTGGCAGAGGCGAATGAGATCTCCGGCGAGCCCGTGCTGCGGGTGGCGGCCAACCCGTATCCCGTGAATCCCTTCAAATGGCAGGTCGTGATCGAGACGCCGAAGTACTTTCGGCTGGGCGTAATGGATACCCTGCGGGACGAGATGACCAGCGACCCCAGCAATGACCTGATCCGCAAGCCGCCCACAACGCTGTCGACGCTGGCGGCGAAGCGCTCCTGGCTGGGAGAGGTCTATCTGGATTGGGCGCGGTGGCCGGTGGTAAGGGAGCAGGCGCGGGACGCCGCCTCGGCGGCTCCGGGAGACGACGAGACCGAGGTGACGTTTGACGACCTGCGCTTCCGTTACAGCTCCAGCTTTCTGGACGGGCGGATGCGGACACCACTGCGCGGCGTTGCAACCGTGAATACGGATCACAGAGTGGTCGAGATGCAGATCGACGGCAGCGTGCAGAAGCAGGGAGATTGA